One genomic region from Manis pentadactyla isolate mManPen7 chromosome 12, mManPen7.hap1, whole genome shotgun sequence encodes:
- the GJB7 gene encoding gap junction beta-7 protein: MSWLFLRDLLSGVNKHSTEMGRVWLAAVCILRVLVYVVTAEQVWKDEQKDFECNVRQPGCENVCFDYFFPISQVRLWALQLIVVSTPSLLVVLHAASCEGREKRPRERLSVGPGRRGRSLWYAYLVSLLVKTGFEIGFLVLFYKLYDGFSVPYLVKCDLKPCPSTVECFISKPTEKTIFTLFLVASSGLCVVLNTTELSFLVLKWLIKYWLQKYPKRLRSSAWERRKLRSTDRGELGAPALLQDHREDSAASPPWGMEQSYRVTHEG; encoded by the coding sequence ATGAGCTGGTTGTTCCTCAGAGACCTCCTGAGTGGAGTCAATAAACACTCAACGGAGATGGGGCGGGTTTGGCTTGCGGCTGTGTGCATCCTCCGTGTGCTGGTCTACGTGGTGACAGCAGAGCAAGTGTGGAAAGATGAGCAGAAGGACTTTGAGTGCAACGTCAGACAGCCCGGTTGTGAAAATGTGTGCTTTGACTACTTCTTCCCCATCTCTCAGGTCAGACTCTGGGCCTTACAGCTGATCGTGGTCTCCACACCTTCCCTTCTGGTGGTTCTGCACGCAGCCTCCTGCGAGGGTAGAGAGAAAAGGCCCAGAGAGAGACTCTCCGTCGGCCCGGgtaggaggggcaggagcctgTGGTACGCTTACCTGGTCAGCCTCCTGGTTAAAACTGGTTTTGAAATCGGCTTCCTGGTTTTATTTTACAAGCTGTACGATGGGTTCAGTGTTCCCTACCTCGTGAAGTGTGACTTGAAGCCTTGCCCCAGCACTGTGGAGTGCTTCATCTCTAAACCCACCGAGAAAACCATCTTCACCCTCTTCTTGGTGGCCAGCTCAGGCCTGTGCGTTGTGTTGAATACCACTGAACTGAGCTTTTTGGTTCTCAAGTGGCTGATTAAGTACTGGCTTCAAAAATACCCTAAAAGACTCAGGTCCTCAGCGTGGGAGCGCCGCAAGCTCAGGTCCACCGACCGCGGTGAGCTCGGGGCCCCCgccctgctgcaggaccaccgTGAGGACTCCGCTGCGAGCCCGCCCTGGGGGATGGAGCAGAGCTACCGCGTGACGCACGAGGGTTAG